Sequence from the Thunnus maccoyii chromosome 22, fThuMac1.1, whole genome shotgun sequence genome:
agcacatttcaacaacaaggcaattcaaagtgctttacatagaacataaaaggcattaaaacagaatttaaaagcaacacaagtaaaaagacataaaacaatcaaaaagtgttaaatttggaaataaaaaagaagctaataagaataaaagtaacagtgcagtgtaaaatattaacccttaatgtggtttaatgaaaggcagcggcaaacagaaaagtcttcagctgagATTTAAAAGagctgagagttgcagcagatcaacagttttctgggagtttgttccagataagtggagcataaaaactgaacgctgcttcaccatgtttagtttttaccctggggacagaaagcagaccagtcccagacgacctgagaggtctagatggttcataatgtagcagcagatcagagatgtattttggccctaaaacatttagtgctttataaaccaacagtaatatcttaaagtcaattctttgacagacaggaagccagtgtaaagatctgagaactggagtgatatgattcactttcttggtcttagtgaggactcgagcagcagcgttctgaatcagctgcagctgtctgatcgattttttagggagacctgtgaagacagcattacagtagtcaagtctactgaagataaatgcatgtttGATGGGGTTAGTTTTTAGctaaagtgtttttgtgttgctttgctgtgttttttttcccctgtatGTCTCCCTGGGTCCCCCCATGAAACAGACTGTCACTTTGAAACCCAGAGGTGGGTGGGACGGAGGGACACCTGTGAAGGGATAAGTGAGTGCTGGAGGACTGCTCACGGGGAGCAGGCAGCCGTGGAGGGCCGAAGAGCAGCACAAAGAGGGCTGAAGCAGTGGGCAGTAGCAACCAACACAGTGGAGGAACCACTTTTAGCATGACGACCTTAGCCTTGGCTCATCCCGAGGGGACCTGCAACGTGGACGAGTGACGATCCCTGGCCAAGACACTACTGCTGTGACCAGGAAGGGGGAAGGCAACAGCGAATGGCAGAGGGGTGTGGTTGCGATCACCCCCTCTCTGTGATAAGTACTGCTCCCCCACTGGCCCTCCTGTGTTTACCTGCGAGCACACAATAGTCCTTTCTGCTGCCATTTTTACTGACTATAGTCTCTAGTATTTTATTGAACTGTTGTCTTAGTCCATAGCAACATTTTGATATTCATTAGCTGCCATATATATATGATTGGGCTAGTTTTCAAAGTCCAGTTATAGCTGGGGTGAATAATCCACAGGCCACCTATGACTCCCCTTTTTTAGTGTCAATTGCAGTGCAAACTCTTTTAGAGTACGCTTCCGACCCTTGCCCCCTCTGCTGTATAAAGACATGCGAGCCCTTCTAGCAGGTATGTTGCAAAACGACATTATCACTGAAAGTTCCAGCCCCTGGGCAGCCCCCATTGTTATGGTGAGGAAAAAAGATGGCAGCTGGAGATTTTGTGTTGACTATAGGAAGTTGAATTCTGTCACGCATAAGGATGCTTTTCCACTTCCTAGGATTGAAGAGACCCTGACCTTGATGACCCAGGCTGAGTGGTTCTCTATCTTGGACCTTGCCAGCGGCCACTGTCAAGTAGAGGTGGACCCACAGGACCGTGAAAAAACAGCCTATTGGCTCAAGTCCAGGAAGGTAAGGAGCGAGTAATTGCTTATGCCGGTCGAAGCCTACATCCCACAGAGTGCAATGATACTAACTGCAGCTTGTTTAAGTTAGAACTGTTAGCTTTAAAATGGGCAATTACCGAGAAATTCAAAGATTACCTGACTGGAGCTGAGTTCATTGTGTATACAGACAATAATCCTGTTGCTCATTTACAGTCTGCGAGATTGGGGGCAGTGGAACAGCGCTGGGTGGCCCAGCTGGCATCCTTTAACTTTAAGGTGAAGTATCGTGCTGGAAGGGAGAACACCAATGCAGATGCCCTCTGCCGGTTTCCTGCAGCTTGTCCCACACCAGAGCAGTCATCAACCAGCACTGCAGGCGTGATTACAGCAGCAGTGGAACCAGAAGAGGACTCCCTGGTGCAGGATAATGGCTGGGTGGTAGAGCAACAGGCCGACCCGGACATTCAGGCCACAAAGAAGTATATGGAGCGAGGCTCCTGTCCCTATGGAGCTGAATGGAGTACACTCACTGCTGGCGCCATTAAACTGCTAAAACAATACAAGAGGCTCTGCATCCATGAAGGAATTCTGTGTCACAGATTTGTTGACCCTGACACCCATGAGCAAATGTTACAGATTATCTGCCCAGGTACCAAGCGTCAAGAGGTCTGGAGACAACACCACGAGGCAGCAGCACATGCCGGGGCAGGGAGGACGTTGACTACCCTGAGACGCCGCTTCTTCTGGGTTGACATGGAGAAAGAGGTATGGGGCTTCCAGTCTGAGTGTGTTGTTTGCAGCTTGCAGAAGGATAGAATAGAACCAAGAGCTCCCTCTAGAGGTAATAGCCTTTGACCTCCTCTCCCTCAGTAGGCCCAAATGACTCGTACCAAAATATTCTGGTCATGACAGATATGTTCATTCGCTATGCCTGGGTTATGCCCACTCGCGATCAGACAGCCAAGACCACAGTATGTGCCATCTGGTCTCAGATAATTCAGACTTTTGGCTGCCCTACTCGATTTCATTCTGATCAGGGCCCCAATTTCGAGTCGGATTTAGTGAAACAGCTCTGTGATTTATATGGGGTTTCTAAAAGCAGGACTACTCCGTATCACCCTACAGGTAATGGAAGAGTAGAGAGGATGAATCAAACCCTGCTTTCCATGCTCCGTACCCTGGAGGCCGAAAAACAGAATAGCTGGCCAGAGTACCTACCTGAGTTGTTACAAGCATATAACAACACTGCCCATACTGCCACGGGATTTGCTCCTTCTTACCTGATGTTCGGCCGACACCTCAGACTTCAAGTAGACGTTGGGTTAGGGGTTGTACAGGAGAAATCAAACAGTGGGCTGGGTGGTTGAGCTCGAGACCAAAGTTGACATACGCTTATGGTCtggcacacaaaaaaatgaccaGAGCAGCCAAACGGACGAAACAGCACTATGACCAGAGGGCTAATGCGACACCATTATTGACTGGAGAGCAGGTATGGGTTCGTGATAGGAACAGACAGGGACGAGGAAAGTTACATGGGGGTTGGGATCCAGACCCTCACCTTATTTTGGAGACAGTCGGAGACTCAGGCCTAGTGTATAGAGTATGACCAgagaagggaggaagagagaaggttTTGCACAGGAACTCTCTTAAGCTGTGTACAGGCCCCCCTTTACAATATAGGCCTGTGGCCCCACCAGTTAGCACAGAGAGATCTGATGAGGCACCTGGGTTTTATTGTGTTCTTGGGCCTGTAAACAATGCACTTGCTCCAGTTCCTGCTCCTAACGTCCTCATAGGTATTGAGGTGGAACCAGTGCACCTCAACTGGGGTATCCCACCAGCCCGGTTTGGACATTAAGGGTTGCAGAGACTGCCAACCTTTAGCTATGGGAGGATGTGACGGGGTCAGTTTTTAGctaaagtgtttttgtgttgctttgctgtgttttttcctctgtatgTCTCCCTGGATCCCCCCATGAAACAGAATGTCTGGAGGACTGTTTCATAGGGGGGCCCCTATCGCATCTCTTCTGGGAAGGACTTTGAACTGCCTAAGTGGACCAAAGAAGGACTAGAGACTGGCCAATGGTCCTGGGGTTTGGGCTGGGACAACTTTTAATATACAGTTTTTATATAAACTTTTATACCTTTGCAATTGAACTCTGTGTCTTATTCTCTGCTCAGTAACAACCTGATAACCAAAGAACCTGCATGTATTTTATGTAGTGGAGGGCTAGGCTCCTTTAAACCTCTAGCTGGCATTGTCtgcaacattttaatattatactgtaaaaattTCTAGGAGTAAATCCAACCTCGCCAcacatggacaagtttttccaaatcctgctgagacataggtcctttaattcttgatatattcttcaggtgatagtaggctgactttgtaattgtcttaatgtggctgttgaaattcaggtctgagtccatgactacatcaagatttctggcttggtttgtggtttttaacattactgattgaatctgagtgctgacttttaaaggTTCTTCCTTGGCtataaaaacaattacttcagttttgtctttgtttaactgaagaaaattctggcacagAGACAGAGCTGGAAGCCTTTCAATGGGCTGATCCAGCAGAACTGGTCATCTACTTTAGAAATTAGATTAGGTTGTGGAACAGTTTGTGTAGAAtcagaaacatacagtaaataaaacagatgcACTGAGGAAATGCTTGTCTGCCATGTAAAAATGCAGGATGTAGTACAGATTTGAGGGTGAACTACCAGCATTACTGGGACATTATTTATCTTGTGAGTCTGACTCACACACTGCCTTAGGGTCACACGCTGCCTCAGGGTCTCTGTCCAGGTCGTTGTCCAGGTGCACATTCTCTGTGGAGGATtggaagaggggagggaggagtgaAAGCAGAATGCAATTCATTTGATCCTGACACACTTTGATAAtgccaaagaaaaacatgtatgAGACATAACTACTTTAGATaagcagattttcttttctgtagaAATCTGTGTAGAACAATTAAATAGTTAGTACCTTCAGGATCAATGTGGATGTCATCAGTATCAACCAGCTCAACCTGTGTAAGAGAATAGATAATACACACCCAGTTACTTAACTTAGGTGGAATAAGTGGAATGCCATAGACATAACTACTTTAAATAAGTAGATTTTCTTTTATGTAGAAATCTGTGTAGAACAATTAAATAATTAGTACCTTCATGATCACTGTGGATGTCATCAGTATCCACCAGCTCAACCTACGTAAGCAATAGATAATACACACCCAGTTAGTTAACTTATGTGGAATGCATCAATAACAGTGCTCACAATTGTCTAGGGAGTGAATCACTTTTTTCCATCATTgttgtgtaaaaacatttcaataaaatttATGACCCACCTGTAACGTCACCTACCTTTAGTTTACAGCGATATATAT
This genomic interval carries:
- the LOC121888798 gene encoding uncharacterized protein LOC121888798 isoform X2; amino-acid sequence: MRALLAGMLQNDIITESSSPWAAPIVMVRKKDGSWRFCVDYRKLNSVTHKDAFPLPRIEETLTLMTQAEWFSILDLASGHCQVEVDPQDREKTAYWLKSRKSARLGAVEQRWVAQLASFNFKVKYRAGRENTNADALCRFPAACPTPEQSSTSTAGVITAAVEPEEDSLVQDNGWVVEQQADPDIQATKKYMERGSCPYGAEWSTLTAGAIKLLKQYKRLCIHEGILCHRFVDPDTHEQMLQIICPGTKRQEVWRQHHEAAAHAGAGRTLTTLRRRFFWVDMEKEVQEQTQWVLD
- the LOC121888798 gene encoding uncharacterized protein LOC121888798 isoform X1, producing MRALLAGMLQNDIITESSSPWAAPIVMVRKKDGSWRFCVDYRKLNSVTHKDAFPLPRIEETLTLMTQAEWFSILDLASGHCQVEVDPQDREKTAYWLKSRKSARLGAVEQRWVAQLASFNFKVKYRAGRENTNADALCRFPAACPTPEQSSTSTAGVITAAVEPEEDSLVQDNGWVVEQQADPDIQATKKYMERGSCPYGAEWSTLTAGAIKLLKQYKRLCIHEGILCHRFVDPDTHEQMLQIICPGTKRQEVWRQHHEAAAHAGAGRTLTTLRRRFFWVDMEKEVWGFQSECVVCSLQKDRIEPRAPSRGNSL